In Piliocolobus tephrosceles isolate RC106 chromosome 6, ASM277652v3, whole genome shotgun sequence, the following are encoded in one genomic region:
- the LOC111522907 gene encoding LOW QUALITY PROTEIN: chondroitin sulfate proteoglycan 4 (The sequence of the model RefSeq protein was modified relative to this genomic sequence to represent the inferred CDS: inserted 7 bases in 5 codons; deleted 9 bases in 7 codons; substituted 15 bases at 15 genomic stop codons) has protein sequence MADRLASSAGISPRAVLVEPSPFKAPLQLPPPLTTSKTEILGSCNCSPSESGTLTNTASFFGENHLEVSVATALTDIDLQLQFCTSQPEALLLLAAGPADHLLLQLYSGRLQVRLVLGQKELRLQTPAEMLLNNSIPHTTVLTVSEGWATLSVDGFPNASSAXPGSPLEVPCGLFVGSIGSLGLPYLRGISYPLRDCPYAATLNGCSLLWPLTPDMREGCAEEFSASEDVALGFSGPPHSLAAVSAWGTQDEGTLELTLXQSQQAPLAFQAGDPHGDFIHVDIFEGHLWAMVEKGQGTALLLSSVPVADRQPHKISVHINIHQLEISMDQYSTCTSNRGVLSYLEPRGSLLLVGLVAEASCHLQEYRPRPDMSRQCLPAEGCMEDLSVNGQRRGLREALLTHNMAAGXRLEEEEYEDDACDHDEACSMLATKAWLAMELAEPCVPELGLHPVXANFTQLLTICPLVVAEGGTAWLEWQHVQPILALMEAELRTSQVLFSVTXGACXGELELDIPGAQAXKMFTLLDMVNCKACVIHDGPEDTSDQLVLEVSVTALVPMPSCLRRGQNDLLPFXVHPVSDPPGIIFPRGSLMVFLEHTQKPLGPEVFQAYDLDSACEGLAFXLLGTPSGLPVEHXDRGQPGEPVTEFSCRELEAGSLVYDHRGGPAQHLTFWISNGLHPHRLATLKVVAVQLPIQIHHSTGLCLAPGSAMPILPTNLLVESSAVRQDVSVLFRIAGALQFRELQKQGASGVEGAEWWATQAFHQQDVEXGCVRYLSTDPQHHVEDTVENLDLEVQVGWEILSNLSFSVTIQRATVWMLQLEPLHTQDTQQDTLTTAHLEATLXEAGPSPPTFHCEVVQAPRKGSLQLQGTRLSRSQGFTQDDVQAGQVTCGATARTSLAVEDTFCFCVTAPPYFSLLCTFSIHTGGDPDMPVLTSVLVAEDDEGVLSTDQLFQSLNSARYLYKVMEGTRHGRLTWHGTQDKTTMVTSFTNGDLLCGQLVYQHDDSEITEGDIPFVATRQDESSGDMAWVEVRGVFQVVIQPVNDHAPXQIISHVFHVARGRWRLLTTVDVAFSSADLGFADAQLVLTHKDLLFGSIMAVDEPMQLIYCFIHEDLRKRXVLFAHLGXPRWIQLQVSDGQHQATTLLEVQALELYLCVANGCGLMVPQRGQGTINTAELHLDTNLDIRRGDEVHYHITECPRXGQLLRATQPATVVSQQHLLNGAVLYGHNGSLRPHSTLAFSMEAGPVHTDATLQVTVALEGPLAPLKLARHKKIYIFQGEAAEITGDQLEAAQEAAQKADIVFSVKSPLSASYLVMVSPGALADEPPSLDPMQSFSQEAVDAGRILYLHSCPEAWSNAFLLVVASXLGAPLKDVSXSQRCCPLSSPPGVQNFSVPEGGSHTLVPPLLRITGPYFSTLPGLGLQVLEPSWHGALRKEDGPHAKTLSAFCWREPWACPSVEEQLICCVHEGSETLTDSFVLMANVSEMDRQSHPVAFTVTILPVNSQSPNLTTNSGLQMSEGATVPIPTEALRSMDGYSGPKDLVXTTEQPSNGRVVLWAVPGTEVCSFTQAQLDGRLVLFSHREALDGGIHFGLSDGEHTSSRHFXVTAQKQVLLSLEGSPTLSVLVGSVQPLSSQSLRASSSAGTNLQLLLYCVVRGPQLGRLFHVQHDSTGEDLVNFTQPEVRAPLCSHRSDAPSLRWPLCHGHHVDMGTSSSITVSRHSRAYHGPGPGVLPSRSYLAGRASSSSQNEGEGCRKGSKSSHRPSRAQHRSQCGTGIRSPPSSPIAHAQTTEFIILELPASLYSCGDQNTRVEQLAEEAQRRDEMLRMHRMLKEVLTVIRDINTTTVSLPMSLQVDDSWLQVQSVLDEGRYQGRSPRPQSPPAWAAERSAKGAVAWPLTRVAPTWSERRSLPRSTGCGVGWSGAGLLGLLGRGFNSGDLIGAWQGGASVRGSPKSKPRDAQPPPCPQPSLGCGPASGLPPAGLPLGQCHPISSRPEASPDPFEPTRQVLSCPTRDHQAVPTPPHPPHPSSLIPVRPVRTHFCWYNESRACARFRPPPPRLDPALLDPCGLFLTLTDWRLWAAQPPTLHQPCA, from the exons ATGGCCGACCGCCTGGCCTCTAGCGCTGGAATCAGTCCTCGTGCTGTCCTTGTGGA ACCCTCTCCATTCAAAGCCCCTCTTCAACTGCCCCCGCCCCTCACCACCTCCAAGACAGAGATTCTGGGTTCTTGCAACTGCAGCCCCTCAGAGAGT ggaaccctgactaacacag CTTCCTTCTTCGGTGAGAACCACCTGGAGGTGTCTGTGGCCACGGCTCTGACCGACATAGACCTACAGCTGCAGTTCTGCACATCCCAACCTGAAGCCCTCCTTCTCCTGGCAGCAGGCCCAGCTGACCACCTCCTGCTGCAGCTCTACTCCGGACGCCTGCAG GTGAGACTTGTCCTGGGCCAGAAGGAGCTGAGGCTGCAGACCCCAGCAGAAATGCTGCTGAACAACTCCATCCCCCACACTACTGTGCTGACTGTCTCAGAGGGCTGGGCCACATTGTCAGTTGATGGGTTTCCGAACGCCTCCTCTG GTCCTGGGAGCCCCCTAGAGGTTCCCTGTGGGCTCTTCGTTGGGAGCATTGGGAGCCTTGGCCTGCCCTACCTGAGGGGAATCAGCTATCCCCTGAGAGATTGCCCCTATGCAGCCACCCTCAATGGCTGCAGCCTCCTCTGGCCTCTGACCCCCGACATGCGTGAGGGCTGTGCTGAAGAGTTTTCTGCCAGTGAGGATGTGGCCCTGGGCTTCTCTGGGCCCCCCCACTCTTTAGCTGCCGTCTCTGCCTGGGGCACTCAGGATGAAGGAACCCTGGAGTTGACACT ACAGAGCCAGCAGGCACCCTTGGCCTTCCAGGCAGGGGACCCGCATGGGGACTTCATCCATGTGGACATATTTGAGGGCCACCTGTGGGCCATGGTCGAGAAGGGCCAGGGTACTGCATTGCTCCTCAGCAGTGTGCCTGTGGCTGACAGGCAGCCGCACAAGATCAGTGTCCACATCAACATTCACCAGCTGGAAATCTCCATGGACCAGTACTCCACATGTACTTCGAACCGAGGAGTCCTCAGCTACCTGGAGCCACGTGGCAGTCTCCTTCTTGTGGGGCTGGTTGCAGAGGCCTCTTGTCACCTCCAGGAATACCGCCCCAGACCTGACATGAGCCGCCAATGCCTCCCTGCTGAG GGCTGCATGGAAGACCTCAGTGTCAATGGCCAGAGGCGGGGGCTGCGGGAAGCCTTGTTGACACACAACATGGCGGCTGGCTGAAGGCTGGAGGAG GAGGAGTATGAGGATGATGCCTGTGACCATGATGAAGCTTGCTCCATGCTAGCCACCAAGGCTTGGCTGGCCATGGAGCTAGCTGAGCCATGCGTGCCTGAGCTAGGGCTGCACCCTGT TGCTAATTTCACCCAGCTGTTGACT ATCTGCCCACTGGTGGTGGCTGAGGGTGGCACAGCCTGGCTTGAGTGGCAGCACGTGCAACCCATCCTGGCCCTGATGGAGGCCGAGCTGCGCACATCCCAGGTGCTGTTCAGCGTGACCTGAGGGGCATGCTAGGGCGAGCTTGAACTGGACATCCCGGGTGCCCAGGCATGAAAAATGTTCACCCTCCTGGACATGGTGAACTGCAAGGCCTGCGTCATCCACGATGGCCCTGAGGACACCTCTGACCAGCTGGTGCTAGAGGTGTCAGTGACGGCTCTGGTGCCCATGCCCTCATGCCTACGGAGGGGCCAAAATGACCTCCTGCCCTTCTAGGTTCACCCTGTCAGTGACCCACCCGGCATCATCTTCCCACGTGGCAGCCTCATGGTGTTCCTGGAACACACACAGAAGCCACTGGGGCCTGAGGTTTTCCAGGCCTATGACCTGGACTCTGCCTGTGAGGGCCTCGCCTTCTAGCTCCTTGGTACCCCCTCTGGCCTCCCCGTGGAACACTGAGACCGTGGA CAGCCTGGGGAGCCGGTGACCGAGTTCTCCTGCCGGGAGTTGGAGGCCGGCAGCCTAGTCTATGACCACCGCGGAGGCCCTGCACAGCACTTGACTTTCTGGATCAGCAATGGACTGCACCCCCACCGCCTGGCCACGCTGAAGGTGGTGGCTGTCCAGCTGCCCATACAGATCCACCACAGCACAGGACTGTGCCTGGCCCCGGGCTCTGCCATGCCCATCTTGCCCACCAACCTGTTGGTGGAGAGCAGCGCCGTGCGGCAGGATGTGAGCGTGCTGTTCCGCATCGCTGGAGCCCTGCAGTTCAGGGAGCTGCAGAAGCAGGGGGCTAGTGGGGTGGAGGGTGCTGAGTGGTGGGCCACACAGGCATTCCACCAGCAGGACGTGGAGTAGGGCTGCGTGAGGTACCTGAGCACCGACCCACAGCACCACGTCGAGGACACTGTGGAGAACCTGGATCTGGAGGTGCAGGTGGGCTGGGAAATCCTGAGCAATCTGTCCTTCTCAGTGACCATCCAGAGAGCCACAGTGTGGATGCTGCAGCTGGAGCCACTGCACACTCAGGACACCCAGCAGGACACCCTCACCACAGCCCACCTGGAGGCCACTCTTTAGGAGGCAGGCCCAAGCCCTCCAACCTTCCACTGTGAGGTGGTTCAGGCTCCCAGGAAAGGCAGCCTTCAACTACAGGGCACGAGGCTGTCACGCAGCCAGGGCTTCACCCAGGATGATGTACAGGCTGGCCAGGTGACCTGTGGGGCCACGGCACGCACCTCATTGGCAGTGGAGGACACCTTCTGTTTCTGTGTCACAGCTCCACCATATTTCTCCCTGCTCTGTACCTTCTCCATCCATACTGGCGGTGACCCAGACATGCCTGTCCTCACCAGTGTCCTCGTGGCTGAGGATGATGAGGGTGTCCTCTCTACTGACCAGCTCTTCCAGAGTCTCAACAGTGCCAGGTACCTCTATAAGGTCATGGAG GGCACCCGCCATGGGAGGTTGACTTGGCATGGGACACAGGACAAGACTACTATGGTGACATCCTTCACCAATGGAGACCTGTTGTGTGGCCAGCTGGTCTACCAGCATGATGATTCTGAGATCACAGAAGGTGATATCCCATTTGTTGCTACCCGCCAGGATGAGAGCAGTGGTGACATGGCCTGGGTGGAGGTACGGGGTGTCTTCCAAGTGGTCATCCAGCCCGTGAATGACCACGCCC TGCAGATCATCAGCCACGTCTTCCATGTGGCCCGGGGTAGGTGGCGGCTGCTGACTACAGTCGACGTGGCCTTCAGCAGTGCTGATTTGGGCTTTGCTGATGCCCAGCTGGTACTAACCCACAAGGACCTCCTCTTTGGCAGTATCATGGCCGTGGATGAGCCCATGCAACTCATCTACTGCTTCATCCATGAG GACCTCAGGAAGAGGTGAGTCCTGTTTGCGCACTTGGGCTGACCACGCTGGATCCAGCTGCAGGTGTCTGATGGGCAGCACCAGGCCACCACTCTGCTGGAGGTGCAGGCCTTGGAGCTCTACCTCTGTGTGGCCAATGGCTGTGGACTCATGGTCCCTCAAAGAGGCCAGGGTACCATCAACACGGCTGAGCTCCACCTGGACACCAACCTCGACATCCGCAGAGGGGATGAGGTCCACTACCACATCACGGAGTGTCCTCGCTAGGGACAATTGCTCCGGGCCACTCAGCCAGCCACAGTCGTCTCCCAGCAGCACTTGCTGAATGGGGCCGTTCTCTACGGCCACAATGGCAGCCTCAGACCTCACAGCACCCTGGCCTTCTCAATGGAAGCAGGGCCAGTGCACACAGATGCCACACTACAAGTGACTGTCGCCCTAGAGGGCCCACTAGCTCCACTGAAGCTGGCCCGGCACAAGAAGATCTACATCTTCCAGGGAGAGGCAGCTGAGATCACAGGGGACCAGCTGGAG GCAGCCCAGGAGGCAGCCCAGAAGGCAGACATCGTTTTCTCAGTGAAGAGCCCACTGAGTGCCAGCTACCTGGTGATGGTTTCGCCTGGCGCCTTGGCAGatgagccacccagcctggaCCCCATGCAGAGCTTCTCTCAAGAGGCGGTGGACGCAGGCAGGATCCTGTACCTGCACTCCTGCCCTGAGGCCTGGAGCAATGCCTTCTTGCTGGTTGTGGCCT GCCTGGGCGCTCCCCTCAAGGACGTATCGTAGAGCCAGAGGTGCTGCCCACTGTCATCCCCACCGGGAGTGCAAAACTTCAGCGTCCCCGAGGGTGGCAGCCACACCTTGGTCCCTCCACTGCTCCGCATCACCGGGCCCTACTTCTCCACTCTCCCGGGCCTTGGCCTGCAGGTTCTGGAGCCATCCTGGCATGGGGCCCTGCGGAAGGAAGATGGGCCTCATGCCAAGACCCTCAGCGCCTTCTGCTGGAGAGAG CCCTGGGCCTGCCCCTCGGTGGAAGAGCAGCTGATCTGCTGTGTGCACGAGGGGAGCGAGACACTGACAGACAGTTTTGTCCTGATGGCTAACGTCTCGGAGATGGACCGCCAGAGCCATCCTGTGGCCTTCACTGTCACCATCCTGCCTGTCAATAGCCAATCCCCCAACCTCACCACAAACTCAGGCCTGCAG ATGTCAGAGggggccactgtgcccatcccAACAGAGGCTCTGAGGAGCATGGATGGTTACTCTGGGCCCAAGGACCTGGTCTAGACCACTGAGCAGCCCAGCAATGGGCGGGTGGTGCTGTGGGCGGTGCCAGGCACCGAGGTGTGCAGCTTCACGCAGGCCCAGCTGGACGGCAGGCTTGTGCTGTTCTCACACCGAG AAGCCCTGGACGGAGGCATCCACTTTGGCCTCTCTGACGGTGAGCACACTTCCTCTAGACACTTCTGAGTGACGGCCCAGAAGCAAGTGCTCCTCTCGCTGGAGGGCAGCCCGACACTGTCTGTCTTAGTGG GGTCCGTCCAGCCACTCAGCAGCCAGAGCCTCAGAGCCAGCTCCAGTGCAGGCACCAACCTCCAGCTTCTGCTC TACTGTGTGGTGCGGGGTCCCCAGCTAGGTCGGCTCTTCCATGTCCAGCATGACAGCACAGGGGAGGACCTGGTGAACTTCACTCAACCAGAGGTAAGGGCCCCACTCTGCAGCCACCGCTCAGATGCCCCCAGCCTCAGGTGGCCGCTGTGCCATGGACATCATGTGGACATGGGCACCAGCTCCAGCATCACTGTCAGCAGACACTCCCGGGCCTACCATGGTCCAGGCCCTGGTgtcctgccctccaggagctaTCTGGCTGGCAGAGCAAGTTCATCTTCCCAGAATGAGGGAGAAGGATGCAGGAA GGGCTCCAAGTCCAGCCACCGTCCCAGCAGGGCCCAGCACCGCAGCCAGTGCGGCACAGGCATCAGGTCCCCACCTTCTTCCCCGATTGCCCACGCTCAGACCACAGAGTTCATCATCTTGGAGCTGCCGGCCAGTCTGTACTCATGTGGGGACCAGAACACACGGGTGGAGCAGTTGGCAGAAGAGGCACAGCGGCGCGACGAGATGCTGCGCATGCACCGCATGCTGAAGGAGGTGCTCACCGTCATCCGGGACATCAACACGACCACCGTGAGCCTGCCCATGAGCCTGCAGGTGGACGACTCCTGGCTGCAGGTGCAGAGCGTCCTGGATGAAGGCAGATACCAGGGCCGGTCCCCACGGCCCCAAAGTCCCCCAGCCTGGGCCGCCGAGAGGAGTGCCAAGGGGGCAGTGGCGTGGCCCCTCACCAGGGTGGCTCCCACCTGGagtgagaggcggagcttgccaaGGAGCACTGGCTGCGGGGTGGGGTGGAGCGGAGCTGGGCTGTTGGGGCTGCTGGGGCGGGGCTTCAACTCTGGCGACCTCATTGGGGCCTGGCAGGGAGGAGCTTCCGTGCGTGG GTCGCCCAAGTCCAAGCCCCGGGATGCCCAGCCCCCGCCAtgtccccagcccagcctgggttgCGGGCCAGCTTCTGGGCTTCCTCCTGCTGGTCTGCCCTTGGGGCAGTGCCACCCCATATCCTCCAGACCAGAGGCTTCCCCTGATCCCTTCGAGCCTACTCGCCAGGTGCTCTCATGCCCCACTCGGGATCACCAA GCTGTCCCCACCCCGCCCCATCCCCCTCACCCCTCATCCCTCATCCCCGTGCGCCCCGTGCGCACCCATTTCTGCTGGTACAATGAGTCCAGAGCATGCGCGCGCTTCCGGCCGCCCCCTCCTCGCCTTGACCCAGCACTGCTGGACCCGTGTGGTCTGTTCCTCACACTCACGGACTGGAGGCTCTGGGCAGCACAACCACCAACTCTG caccaGCCATGTGCGTAG